From one Rhodamnia argentea isolate NSW1041297 chromosome 1, ASM2092103v1, whole genome shotgun sequence genomic stretch:
- the LOC115752823 gene encoding putative glucose-6-phosphate 1-epimerase — MAMVSTTSSLATVTLPNYRRVNRYKRFRVAMAFASAGKETASVGVSVTEGEGKLPKLVLTSAHGSEAEIYLYGGCITSWKVAKDKDLLFVRPDAVFNKKKPISGGIPHCFPQFGPGPMQQHGFARNMDWSVAESQSEDGNPIVTLELKDDPYSRSMWDFSFQALYKINLREKSLSTELVISNTDTKPFSFNTALHTYFRASVTAASVRGLNGCKTLNKDPDPKNPLEGKEERGIVTFPGFVDCIYLDAPAEVILDNGLGDSISIQNTNWSDAVLWNPYLQMEACYKDFVCVENAKIGNLQLEPQQSWVAKQILSIA; from the exons ATGGCGATGGTTTCTACGACCTCTTCACTCGCCACCGTTACCCTCCCCAACTATCGCCGAGTCAACCG aTACAAACGCTTTCGCGTTGCAATGGCGTTCGCGAGCGCCGGTAAGGAGACTGCGTCCGTGGGAGTGAGTGTGACGGAAGGCGAGGGGAAGCTGCCGAAGCTAGTGCTCACTTCGGCTCATGGTAG TGAGGCAGAGATATATCTCTATGGAGGTTGCATCACATCCTGGAAAGTTGCCAAAGACAAGGATCTTCTATTTGTTCGACCAGATGCTGTATTTAACAAGAAGAAGCCAATAAG TGGAGGAATCCCACATTGTTTCCCACAGTTTGGACCGGGTCCAATGCAGCAG CATGGATTTGCAAGGAATATGGATTGGTCTGTTGCTGAATCCCAAAGTGAGGATGGGAATCCAATTGTAACCCTAGAATTGAAGGATGACCCTTACAGCCGTTCCATGTGGGATTTCAGCTTTCAAGCTTTGTACAAG aTCAACTTAAGAGAGAAGAGCCTTTCGACCGAGTTAGTTATCTCAAATACAGACACAAAACCATTTTCATTCAATACTGCCCTGCATACATACTTCCGT GCTTCTGTAACAGCTGCCTCTGTGAGAGGTTTGAACGGTTGTAAGACATTGAACAAAGATCCCGATCCAAAAAACCCACTAgagggaaaggaagaaag GGGCATTGTCACATTTCCTGGATTTGTAGATTGCATTTATCTTGATGCTCCTGCTGAGGTGATTCTGGATAATGGTTTAGGAGATTCTATATCCATCCAGAATACAAA TTGGTCAGATGCTGTCTTGTGGAACCCGTATCTACAGATGGAGGCATGCTACAAAGACTTCGTTTGTGTTGAAAATGCCAAG ATTGGGAATCTGCAGCTAGAGCCTCAGCAGTCTTGGGTGGCCAAGCAGATACTTAGCATTGCCTGA
- the LOC115752844 gene encoding LOW QUALITY PROTEIN: pentatricopeptide repeat-containing protein At5g66520 (The sequence of the model RefSeq protein was modified relative to this genomic sequence to represent the inferred CDS: substituted 1 base at 1 genomic stop codon): MPSHGHGLRLVFFEAKSFQSLAMALQPLSLLKVCLTMDELEQIHASMYKRGLVSEPIPLSRLLAFCSSLKSGDIKYAQKLFNKASSRNTFIWNAMIRGYSHSTESERALLLYSEMIRNSVPHNTHTLPFLLRACSKLPSSEGTMQIHARVVKMGFGSDVFAINTLLHAYAAFDRMEIACLLFDQAPRRDIVSWNTMIDGYAKSGEVGIAFKLFKEMPERTVVSWTTMISGFVKVGMNKEALKLFRDMLIAGVKPDNVALLSSLSACAHLGAVDQGRWIHTYIDRNQIQVDPELDCALIDMCGKCGHMEEALGVFTKSKKKCVSIWTAAISGFAIHGQAREAMHFYMQMQKAGIKPNSITLTAILTACSHSGLVHEGKSIFKSITSVHSLNPTIEHYGCLVDLLGRAGLLKEAKEVIETMPIKPNAAIWGALLNVCKKHANVKLGKLIGKKLIEVDPGHGGRYIHAASIFVESGEWDEAVRIRRMMKEKGIRKFPGCSSITINGSVHEFLAGDGKHQQLKEIHQMWDRIVERLELEGYRPEVGNSLLYLEDEEKEVALHXHSENLAIAFGLISTKLGTIIRVFKNLRICEDCHVVAKMISKIYSREIVMRHRSRFHLFRDGICTCGDFW; encoded by the exons ATGCCTAGTCATGGCCACGGGCTGAG GCTGGTCTTCTTCGAAGCAAAAAGTTTCCAGAGCCTAGCCATGGCTTTGCAACCGCTTTCTCTCCTCAAGGTCTGTTTGACCATGGACGAACTAGAGCAGATTCATGCAAGTATGTATAAAAGAGGACTTGTTTCGGAGCCCATCCCTTTAAGCAGACTTCTCGCTTTCTGCAGCTCACTGAAATCCGGTGATATCAAATATGCACAAAAGTTGTTTAACAAGGCTAGCAGTCGAAATACCTTCATCTGGAATGCAATGATCAGAGGATACTCCCACAGCACAGAATCAGAACGAGCCCTTCTTCTGTACAGTGAGATGATAAGGAATTCAGTCCCACACAATACCCACACCTTACCTTTCCTACTCAGAGCCTGTTCTAAGTTGCCATCCTCGGAGGGGACAATGCAAATCCATGCTCGAGTTGTGAAAAtgggatttggctcggatgtctTTGCCATCAACACCCTGCTCCATGCATATGCTGCGTTTGACAGAATGGAAATTGCATGCCTCCTCTTCGACCAGGCTCCTAGACGAGACATTGTGTCGTGGAATACAATGATTGATGGATATGCTAAGAGTGGTGAAGTGGGGATAGCTTTCAAACTGTTCAAAGAAATGCCGGAGAGAACTGTAGTCTCGTGGACGACGATGATATCTGGCTTCGTGAAAGTGGGAATGAACAAGGAGGCCTTAAAACTGTTTCGGGATATGCTTATTGCAGGTGTTAAACCTGACAATGTAGCTCTGTTAAGTTCACTTTCAGCATGTGCACATCTTGGAGCAGTGGATCAAGGCAGATGGATTCACACATATATCGACAGGAACCAGATACAAGTAGACCCAGAGCTGGACTGTGCACTGATAGACATGTGCGGCAAATGCGGTCACATGGAAGAAGCTTTAGGAGTTTTCACTAAATCGAAGAAGAAATGTGTCTCCATATGGACAGCAGCAATTTCTGGTTTTGCAATTCATGGACAGGCAAGAGAAGCTATGCATTTCTATATGCAAATGCAGAAAGCAGGGATCAAGCCAAATTCGATCACTCTTACTGCAATTTTGACTGCATGTAGCCACTCAGGACTGGTTCATGAAGGAAAATCAATCTTCAAGAGCATAACGTCAGTTCACAGCTTGAACCCAACAATTGAGCATTATGGTTGCTTAGTTGACCTCCTTGGCCGAGCAGGGTTGCTGAAGGAAGCCAAAGAGGTGATTGAGACAATGCCCATCAAGCCAAATGCTGCCATTTGGGGAGCACTCCTCAATGTCTGCAAAAAGCACGCAAATGTCAAGTTAGGCAAACTGATTGGGAAGAAACTGATTGAAGTAGACCCTGGACATGGTGGTCGATATATTCATGCAGCGAGTATTTTTGTAGAATCAGGGGAATGGGACGAAGCTGTGAGAATAAGAAGAAtgatgaaagaaaaaggaataagaaAATTTCCAGGGTGCAGCAGCATTACCATAAACGGGTCTGTTCACGAATTTTTAGCTGGTGACGGTAAACACCAGCAACTTAAGGAGATCCACCAGATGTGGGATCGGATAGTGGAGAGACTCGAACTAGAGGGATACAGACCTGAAGTTGGGAATTCGCTCCTTTATCTTGAGGATGAGGAAAAAGAGGTAGCCCTTCATTAGCACAGTGAGAATCTGGCAATTGCATTTGGGTTAATCAGCACCAAACTGGGGACAATCATTCGAGTCTTTAAAAACCTTCGTATTTGCGAGGACTGCCATGTAGTAGCAAAAATGATCTCCAAGATTTACTCTAGGGAGATAGTCATGCGGCATAGAAGTCGTTTCCATCTGTTCAGAGATGGAATATGTACTTGTGGGGACTTCTGGTGA
- the LOC115752845 gene encoding nuclear transport factor 2B-like, with translation MTTIDGDIMDVHAVAKQFVENFYRTFDANIADLANLYEEDALLILDGRRIQGKEGILAELTSLPFEQCEHHIATISCLRLGWLMVCVHGDIRLDGKEDALPFTQTFSLTPAPQGSFYIAVDVFLMNDHWVQDDGLNQRDSLLFGGYVSRSLH, from the exons ATGACAACAATCGATGGAGACATCATGGATGTACACGCGGTGGCCAAGCAGTTCGTGGAGAATTTCTACAGGACGTTCGACGCTAACATTGCGGACTTGGCGAACCTGTACGAGGAAGACGCGCTGCTGATCCTCGACGGCCGGAGGATCCAGGGCAAGGAGGGTATCCTCGCCGAACTCACCTCCCTTCCCTTCGAGCAGTGTGAGCACCACATCGCCACCATTAGCTGTCTGCGCTTGGGGTGGCTGATGGTCTGCGTCCACGGCGACATCCGGCTAGATGGCAAGGAGGACGCCCTCCCTTTCACCCAG ACATTCTCTTTGACCCCAGCACCTCAAGGAAGCTTTTATATAGCGGTGGACGTTTTCCTGATGAACGATCACTGGGTACAGGATGATGGACTCAACCAACGGGATTCTCTTCTCTTCGGGGGATATGTTTCTCGCTCTTTACATTAG
- the LOC115752846 gene encoding U-box domain-containing protein 7-like, whose product MIILAFTFFISHFSTSPCTFLHRSLLEAAVCSPCFFFLRNKELILAAGVVPLLQEMTSNHDSHPSATALYLNLSCLEDAKPVLGLSQAVPFLTQLLKDETAPQCKLDAIHALYNLSTYHDNIGYLPSAGIISGLQSLLADLVTKCGQKSQ is encoded by the coding sequence ATGATTATTCTTGCCTTCACTTTCTTTATCTCCCATTTCTCCACCTCCCCCtgtactttcttgcatcgttctTTGCTTGAGGCAGCAGTGTGTTCTccttgcttctttttcctcagGAACAAGGAGTTGATATTAGCTGCCGGAGTCGTTCCGCTTCTCCAGGAAATGACATCCAACCATGACTCTCATCCATCAGCAACGGCTCTATATCTGAATCTTTCCTGCCTTGAAGATGCCAAGCCCGTACTAGGCTTGAGTCAGGCTGTACCCTTTCTTACCCAGCTTCTTAAAGATGAAACTGCACCTCAGTGCAAGCTTGATGCTATTCACGCCCTTTACAATCTCTCCACCTACCATGACAATATTGGATACCTGCCTTCGGCAGGCATTATCAGTGGCCTTCAATCTCTTCTTGCAGATCTAGTGACCAAATGTGGACAGAAAAGTCAATAG
- the LOC115732696 gene encoding LOW QUALITY PROTEIN: pentatricopeptide repeat-containing protein At5g66520-like (The sequence of the model RefSeq protein was modified relative to this genomic sequence to represent the inferred CDS: substituted 1 base at 1 genomic stop codon), translated as MAIPLQPLSLLKVCSTMDELKQIHASMSKRGLVSEPIPSSRLLAFCSSPKSGDVKYAQKLFNKASSRNTFIWNAMIRGYSHSTEPEQALLLYSEMISNSVPHNTHTLPFLLRACSKLPSSEGTMQIHARVVKMGFGSDVFAINTLLHAYAAFDRMEIARLLFNQAPRRDIVSWNTMIDGYAKCGEVGIAFKLFKEMPERTVVSXTTMISGFVKVGMNKEALKLFRDMLIAGVKPDNVALLSSLSACSHLGAVDQGRWIHTYIDRNQIQIDPELDCALIDMYGKCGHMEEALGVFTKSKKKCVSIWTAAISGFAIHAQAREAMDFHMQMQKAGIKPNSITLTAILTACSHSGLVHEGKSIFKSITSVHSLNPTIEHYGCLVDLLGRAELLKEAKEVIETMPIKPNAAIWGALLNVCKKHANVKLGKLIGKKLIEVDPGHGGRYIHAASIFAESGEWDEAVRIRRMMKEKGIRKFPGCSSMTINGSVHEFFAGDGKHPQLKEIHQMWHQIVERLELEGYKPEVGNSLRYLEDEEKEVALHQYSEKLAIAFGLISTKPGTIIQVFKNLRICEDCHVVTKMISKIYSREIVMRDRSRFHLFRDGICTCGDFW; from the coding sequence ATGGCTATTCCTTTGCAACCGCTTTCTCTTCTGAAGGTCTGTTCGACCATGGACGAACTAAAGCAGATTCATGCAAGTATGTCCAAAAGAGGCCTTGTTTCAGAGCCCATCCCTTCAAGCAGACTTCTCGCTTTCTGCAGCTCACCGAAATCTGGTGATGTCAAATATGCACAAAAGTTGTTTAACAAGGCTAGCAGTCGAAATACCTTCATCTGGAATGCAATGATCAGAGGATACTCCCACAGCACAGAACCAGAACAAGCCCTTCTTCTGTACAGTGAGATGATAAGTAATTCAGTCCCACACAATACCCACACCTTACCTTTCCTACTCAGAGCCTGTTCTAAGTTGCCATCCTCGGAGGGGACAATGCAAATCCATGCTCGAGTTGTGAAAATGGGATTTGGCTCCGATGTCTTTGCCATCAACACCCTGCTCCATGCATATGCCGCGTTTGACAGAATGGAAATTGCACGCCTCCTCTTCAACCAGGCTCCTAGACGAGACATCGTGTCGTGGAATACAATGATCGATGGATATGCCAAGTGTGGTGAAGTGGGGATAGCTTTCAAACTGTTCAAAGAAATGCCGGAGAGAACTGTAGTCTCGTGAACGACGATGATATCTGGCTTCGTGAAAGTGGGAATGAACAAGGAGGCCTTAAAACTGTTTCGGGATATGCTTATTGCAGGTGTTAAACCTGACAATGTAGCTCTGTTAAGTTCACTTTCAGCATGTTCACATCTTGGAGCAGTGGATCAAGGCAGATGGATTCACACATATATCGACAGGAACCAGATACAAATAGACCCAGAGCTGGACTGTGCACTGATAGACATGTACGGCAAATGCGGTCACATGGAAGAAGCTTTAGGAGTTTTCACTAAATCGAAGAAGAAATGTGTCTCCATATGGACAGCAGCAATTTCTGGTTTTGCAATTCATGCACAGGCAAGAGAAGCAATGGATTTCCATATGCAAATGCAGAAAGCAGGGATCAAGCCAAATTCGATCACTCTTACTGCAATTTTGACTGCATGTAGCCACTCAGGACTGGTTCATGAAGGAAAATCAATCTTCAAGAGCATAACGTCAGTTCACAGCTTGAACCCAACAATCGAGCATTATGGTTGCTTAGTTGACCTCCTTGGCCGAGCAGAGTTGCTGAAGGAAGCCAAAGAGGTGATTGAGACAATGCCCATCAAGCCAAATGCTGCCATCTGGGGAGCACTCCTCAATGTCTGCAAAAAGCACGCAAATGTCAAGTTAGGCAAACTGATTGGGAAGAAACTGATTGAAGTAGACCCTGGACATGGTGGTCGATATATTCATGCAGCGAGCATTTTTGCAGAATCAGGGGAATGGGACGAAGCAGTGAGAATAAGAAGAAtgatgaaagaaaaaggaataagaaAATTTCCAGGGTGCAGCAGCATGACCATAAACGGGTCTGTTCACGAATTTTTCGCTGGCGATGGTAAACACCCGCAACTTAAGGAGATTCACCAGATGTGGCATCAGATAGTGGAGAGACTCGAACTAGAGGGATACAAACCTGAAGTTGGGAATTCGCTCCGTTATCTTGAGGATGAGGAAAAAGAGGTAGCCCTTCATCAGTACAGTGAGAAGCTGGCAATTGCATTTGGGTTAATCAGCACCAAACCGGGGACAATCATTCAAGTCTTTAAAAACCTTCGTATTTGTGAGGACTGCCATGTAGTAACAAAAATGATCTCCAAGATTTACTCTAGGGAGATAGTCATGCGGGATAGAAGCCGTTTCCATCTGTTCAGAGATGGAATATGTACTTGTGGGGACTTCTGGTGA